In Urechidicola croceus, a single window of DNA contains:
- a CDS encoding T9SS type A sorting domain-containing protein codes for MKKITLFVLFVFLITSKIFSQEPPVCVDYLLPNDGYFFIYPYPGVTQVNISLSWEEDFEGTPATQYNVYGGDSIDNLELLNSTTDLSYDWTVGFGEYFWKIVPENSYGVSDSCWIRRFKVYRNPPPLGLPNEFCYEATKIELGDEILCDNTSANSPTQNPNCDFDGSVSDIWYYFIAPDTEEVIIEGNSISSGDVYIAVYDECEGNILACDTDGSVTLSNLNVGQEYYIQVWTNESGVTRGMSSEGTFNLSVVDRALSIEDNIIEGFSIYPNPVNDVLRFAAQDNIDEISVYNLLGQEVLRTQPKVLNTQVDMAKLPTGMYVIKVKVGQQLGSYRVVKE; via the coding sequence TTGAAAAAAATTACGCTATTTGTTTTATTTGTTTTTTTAATTACTTCTAAAATATTTTCACAAGAACCACCAGTTTGTGTAGACTATTTATTGCCAAATGATGGATATTTTTTTATATATCCATATCCAGGTGTTACGCAAGTTAATATTTCATTGTCTTGGGAAGAAGATTTTGAAGGTACTCCAGCAACTCAATACAATGTTTATGGAGGGGATAGTATAGATAATTTAGAGTTATTAAATTCAACTACTGATTTAAGTTATGATTGGACAGTAGGCTTTGGTGAGTATTTTTGGAAAATAGTACCCGAAAATAGTTACGGTGTAAGTGATTCATGTTGGATCAGGAGGTTTAAAGTATATCGAAACCCTCCTCCTCTAGGACTGCCAAATGAGTTTTGTTACGAGGCTACTAAAATAGAATTGGGCGATGAGATACTGTGTGATAATACTTCAGCAAATAGCCCAACTCAAAATCCAAATTGTGACTTTGATGGTTCTGTGTCTGACATTTGGTATTATTTTATTGCTCCAGATACAGAAGAAGTTATTATTGAAGGTAATTCAATTTCATCAGGTGATGTTTATATTGCTGTTTATGATGAATGTGAAGGTAATATTTTAGCCTGTGATACAGATGGTTCAGTTACTCTAAGTAATTTAAATGTTGGACAAGAATACTATATTCAGGTTTGGACAAATGAAAGTGGTGTAACTAGAGGCATGTCTTCTGAAGGGACTTTTAATTTATCTGTTGTTGATCGTGCATTGTCTATTGAAGATAATATTATTGAAGGATTCTCAATTTATCCGAATCCAGTAAATGATGTATTGCGTTTTGCTGCTCAAGATAATATTGATGAAATAAGTGTTTATAACTTATTGGGTCAAGAAGTGTTGAGAACTCAACCTAAGGTATTAAATACTCAAGTTGATATGGCAAAATTACCTACAGGAATGTATGTGATTAAAGTGAAAGTTGGACAGCAATTAGGTAGTTATCGAGTTGTAAAAGAGTAA
- a CDS encoding CTP synthase, producing MKKTKYVFVTGGVTSSLGKGIIAASLAKLLQVRGYSVTIQKLDPYINIDPGTLNPYEHGECFVTDDGAETDLDLGHYERFLNIPTSQANNVTTGRIYQAVIDKERRGEFLGKTVQIIPHITDEIKDRIQILGNTGDYDIVITEIGGTVGDIESLPYIESVRQLLWELGHENAISIHLTLIPYLAAAGELKTKPTQHSVKMLMQSGVSPDILVCRSEHKLTESIKHKLALFCNVQQEAIIESLDAETIYDVPNLMLEEKLDEVVLKKMHLPFNKNPELKSWNSFLSKHKNPKNTVEIGLIGKYVELHDAYKSISEAFIHAGAANEVEVNIRWIHSEGLTSKNVPKKLKGLNGVLVAPGFGDRGIEGKIDAIKYARENKIPFLGICLGMQMAVIEFSRNVLGLKDAFSIEMNKDTAHPVINLMEEQKNIVNKGGTMRLGAWDCKLSPNSKIRQIYNQEIISERHRHRYEFNNDYLEQMEKAGMIATGKNPDTNLVEVVEIPNHPWFIGVQYHPEYKSTVLKPHPLFVAFVKATLEHSLN from the coding sequence ATGAAAAAAACCAAATACGTTTTTGTAACAGGAGGCGTAACTTCATCACTCGGAAAAGGCATTATCGCTGCATCTTTAGCTAAATTACTACAGGTTAGAGGCTATTCCGTTACCATTCAAAAATTAGATCCCTATATCAATATTGATCCTGGTACACTGAACCCATATGAACATGGTGAATGTTTTGTAACAGATGATGGTGCTGAAACCGATTTAGATTTAGGACACTACGAGCGTTTCTTAAACATTCCCACTTCTCAAGCAAATAATGTAACAACCGGAAGAATATATCAAGCAGTAATTGATAAAGAAAGAAGGGGAGAATTTTTAGGCAAAACAGTACAAATAATTCCTCATATTACTGATGAAATAAAAGATAGAATCCAAATTTTAGGAAATACTGGAGATTATGATATAGTAATTACTGAAATAGGTGGAACTGTTGGTGATATTGAATCACTGCCATATATAGAATCTGTTCGTCAATTATTATGGGAACTAGGTCACGAAAATGCAATTTCTATTCATTTAACATTGATACCATATCTTGCAGCTGCTGGAGAATTAAAAACAAAACCTACACAGCACTCAGTAAAAATGTTAATGCAAAGTGGTGTAAGCCCAGATATATTAGTCTGTAGAAGCGAACATAAACTTACAGAAAGTATCAAACATAAATTGGCTCTTTTCTGCAACGTACAGCAAGAGGCTATTATTGAATCATTAGATGCTGAAACTATTTATGATGTACCAAATTTAATGTTAGAAGAAAAATTAGATGAAGTCGTTTTGAAAAAAATGCATTTACCATTTAATAAAAATCCTGAATTAAAATCTTGGAACTCGTTCTTATCAAAACATAAAAATCCTAAAAATACCGTTGAAATAGGATTGATTGGTAAATATGTAGAATTACATGATGCCTATAAATCAATTTCAGAAGCATTTATTCATGCAGGTGCAGCCAATGAAGTAGAAGTAAATATCAGATGGATTCACTCTGAAGGTTTAACCTCTAAAAATGTTCCAAAAAAACTAAAAGGATTAAACGGAGTTTTAGTCGCTCCAGGTTTTGGTGATAGAGGTATTGAAGGGAAAATTGATGCTATTAAATATGCTCGTGAAAATAAAATTCCATTTTTAGGAATATGTTTAGGTATGCAAATGGCTGTTATTGAATTCTCAAGAAACGTTTTAGGTCTAAAAGATGCCTTTTCAATAGAAATGAATAAAGATACTGCTCATCCTGTTATTAATTTAATGGAAGAACAAAAAAATATTGTGAATAAAGGCGGAACCATGAGATTAGGTGCTTGGGATTGCAAACTTTCTCCTAATTCTAAAATCAGACAAATATATAATCAAGAAATAATAAGTGAACGCCACAGACATCGTTATGAATTTAATAATGATTATTTGGAACAAATGGAAAAAGCAGGAATGATAGCAACTGGTAAAAACCCAGACACTAATTTAGTTGAAGTAGTAGAAATTCCAAATCACCCTTGGTTTATTGGCGTACAATATCATCCAGAATATAAAAGTACAGTCTTAAAACCACATCCATTATTTGTTGCGTTTGTTAAAGCCACTTTGGAACACTCTTTGAACTAA
- the yidC gene encoding membrane protein insertase YidC, giving the protein MEQKKFDVNTLIGFLLLGGIMMYWMYSTQPTPEQLEKAKQERIQDSINSIEKVTTPSTLAVEPQEILSDSIVLANAKNELGSFAESAIVSNSGTTIIENDVLKLTIANKGGQIKEALLKKYDTYDSLPVKLIKENNASFNINFGTTGNRILNTKDLNFEPSLTKNGDNQVLSMKLKVDGNRYLEYRYEIKPNEYMVDFAIRSQGLNNVFNTSHPVNLEWDLTSFRNEKSIKSENMYTWYYYKNDGDVNYLSQDDEEIEKDVDWVAYKQHFFTSILMTDTPFKTGELTSENLYKDAETDSIYTKTFKLKAPLELKSGELNYAMNWYYGPVKYDTFKSYEGTDLDEVADMGWGIFGWINKHLIRHIFNFLSNLTSNYGLIIILMTIAIRLLMSPLVYKSYVSSAKMKVIRPEMEEINKKYPGKENAMKRQQETMAIQRKAGVSMLSGCIPALLQMPIFFALFKFFPTNLELRQKSFLWADDLSSYDNILNLGFNIPFYGHHVSLFPILASVAIFFYMKMNQSQQASMQPPAQEGMPDMQKMMKMMIYFSPIMMLFFFNQYASSLSLYYFVSNLLTIGIMLVIKNYVIDEDKIHAQIEENKKRPEKKKSGFRQKLDEAMKQAQIQQEAQKKAKKK; this is encoded by the coding sequence ATGGAACAAAAGAAATTTGACGTAAATACCTTAATTGGTTTTTTATTATTAGGAGGAATTATGATGTACTGGATGTACTCAACGCAGCCAACTCCAGAACAACTTGAAAAAGCCAAACAAGAACGTATACAAGATTCAATTAATTCAATTGAAAAAGTGACAACCCCTTCAACACTTGCTGTAGAACCTCAAGAAATTTTATCTGATTCAATAGTACTTGCAAATGCAAAAAACGAACTTGGTTCATTTGCTGAGTCTGCAATAGTTTCTAATTCAGGAACTACAATTATTGAAAATGACGTTTTAAAATTGACCATTGCTAATAAAGGTGGACAAATTAAAGAAGCTCTTTTAAAGAAATATGATACCTACGATTCATTACCAGTAAAATTAATCAAAGAAAATAATGCATCGTTCAATATTAATTTTGGTACTACCGGAAATAGAATATTAAATACTAAAGATTTAAATTTCGAACCTTCTTTAACTAAAAATGGTGACAATCAAGTTCTTTCTATGAAGTTGAAAGTTGACGGTAACCGTTATTTAGAATACAGATATGAAATCAAACCAAACGAATATATGGTTGATTTTGCTATACGCTCTCAAGGATTAAACAACGTCTTTAACACATCACATCCCGTTAATCTTGAATGGGATTTAACAAGTTTTAGAAATGAAAAAAGTATCAAGTCAGAAAATATGTACACTTGGTATTATTACAAAAATGATGGAGATGTAAATTATTTAAGTCAAGATGACGAAGAAATAGAAAAAGATGTTGATTGGGTTGCCTATAAACAACACTTCTTTACATCTATTTTAATGACAGACACACCGTTTAAAACTGGTGAATTAACTTCTGAAAATTTATATAAAGATGCTGAAACAGATTCTATTTATACAAAAACATTTAAATTAAAAGCACCTCTTGAATTAAAAAGTGGCGAATTAAATTACGCGATGAACTGGTATTATGGACCAGTAAAATATGACACTTTCAAATCTTACGAAGGAACTGATTTAGATGAAGTTGCTGATATGGGTTGGGGTATATTTGGCTGGATTAACAAACATCTAATCCGTCATATTTTTAACTTCTTGTCAAATTTAACTTCAAATTATGGGTTGATTATCATTTTGATGACTATCGCTATTCGATTACTAATGTCACCTCTAGTTTACAAGTCTTATGTATCAAGTGCCAAAATGAAAGTTATTCGTCCAGAAATGGAAGAGATTAACAAAAAATATCCGGGTAAAGAAAATGCTATGAAGCGCCAACAAGAAACGATGGCAATTCAACGAAAAGCAGGTGTAAGTATGCTTTCAGGTTGTATACCTGCATTACTACAAATGCCAATATTCTTTGCATTGTTTAAGTTTTTTCCAACCAACTTAGAATTACGTCAAAAGAGTTTCTTATGGGCAGATGATTTATCTTCTTATGATAATATTCTTAATTTAGGATTTAACATTCCATTTTATGGACACCATGTGAGTTTATTCCCGATATTAGCATCTGTTGCTATTTTCTTTTATATGAAAATGAATCAAAGTCAACAAGCAAGCATGCAACCTCCTGCACAAGAGGGGATGCCTGACATGCAAAAGATGATGAAAATGATGATTTACTTCTCTCCTATTATGATGTTGTTTTTCTTCAATCAATATGCAAGTAGTTTAAGTTTATACTATTTTGTATCAAACCTTCTTACTATTGGAATTATGTTGGTAATTAAAAACTATGTTATTGATGAAGATAAAATTCATGCTCAAATTGAAGAAAATAAAAAACGTCCTGAGAAAAAGAAAAGTGGTTTCCGTCAAAAATTAGATGAAGCCATGAAACAAGCTCAAATTCAACAAGAGGCTCAGAAAAAAGCTAAAAAGAAATAA
- a CDS encoding glycosyltransferase, translating into MKLYFSIVIPVYNRPQEIDELLNSLTFQTYKDDYEIVIVEDNSENKCEEVIQKYKDKLTISYFVNIENIGAGKSRNYGMQQAKGNYFIILDSDVLLPTHYLETVKLALTKNYTDAFGGADAAHKSFTALQKAINYSMTSVLTTGGIRGKKNSLGKFQPRSFNMGLSKIAFEKTNGYSEMKYGEDIDLTFRLWNAGFETQFIEEAFVYHKRRTNIEEFYKQTNNFGGARPKLNRRYPETSKPTFWFPTLFIFGFDFSILLLFFGWWIFVIPFVLYFTAIFIDSLLQNKNIKVAFLSIITTYIQFAGYGLGFLKSYFKK; encoded by the coding sequence ATGAAACTATATTTTTCTATTGTAATTCCCGTTTATAATCGTCCGCAAGAGATTGATGAATTATTAAACAGTTTGACTTTTCAAACTTATAAAGATGATTATGAAATTGTAATTGTAGAAGATAATTCTGAAAATAAATGTGAAGAGGTTATTCAGAAATATAAAGATAAACTAACGATTAGTTATTTTGTGAATATTGAAAATATTGGTGCTGGAAAAAGTCGTAACTATGGAATGCAACAAGCCAAAGGGAATTATTTTATTATTTTAGACTCGGATGTTTTGTTACCTACACATTATTTAGAAACTGTTAAACTTGCTTTGACTAAAAATTATACTGATGCTTTTGGTGGTGCCGATGCAGCACATAAATCATTTACTGCTTTGCAAAAAGCAATAAACTACTCTATGACTTCTGTTTTAACTACAGGAGGTATTAGAGGTAAAAAGAATAGTTTAGGTAAATTTCAACCTCGCAGTTTTAATATGGGATTATCTAAAATTGCATTTGAAAAAACTAATGGGTATTCTGAAATGAAATATGGAGAAGATATTGATTTAACGTTTCGCTTATGGAATGCAGGTTTTGAAACTCAATTTATTGAAGAAGCATTTGTGTATCATAAAAGGAGAACTAATATTGAAGAATTTTATAAGCAAACAAATAATTTTGGTGGTGCAAGACCTAAATTAAATAGAAGATACCCAGAAACTTCAAAGCCAACATTTTGGTTTCCAACATTATTTATTTTTGGATTTGATTTTTCAATTCTTTTATTGTTTTTTGGTTGGTGGATTTTTGTAATTCCATTTGTCCTATATTTTACAGCGATTTTTATAGACTCTCTACTTCAAAATAAAAATATAAAAGTTGCTTTTTTGAGTATTATTACAACTTATATTCAGTTTGCTGGTTATGGATTAGGTTTTTTAAAATCGTATTTCAAAAAATAA